In Legionella lytica, one genomic interval encodes:
- a CDS encoding DUF6632 domain-containing protein, with product MDTNNDYKMLRVALVTFGLIFIFAVYPLTRFWPSGWAWHLVGQNVYLQMILGLYATLGVFLILAAKNPIQHLSLIWFTVWSSIVHGGIMAIQALYYPQHFAHLYGDVPALFIIAIVLAVLTPRQSTVAR from the coding sequence ATGGATACGAACAATGATTACAAGATGCTTCGGGTTGCCTTAGTTACTTTTGGTTTGATTTTTATCTTCGCAGTATATCCACTAACTCGTTTCTGGCCTTCAGGCTGGGCATGGCATCTAGTTGGCCAAAACGTCTATTTACAAATGATATTAGGACTTTATGCTACATTGGGTGTTTTCTTAATCCTGGCTGCTAAAAATCCAATTCAGCATTTAAGTTTAATTTGGTTTACTGTTTGGTCTAGCATAGTGCATGGTGGAATCATGGCTATCCAAGCACTATATTATCCTCAACATTTTGCTCATTTATATGGCGATGTTCCTGCTTTATTTATTATTGCGATTGTTTTGGCCGTTTTAACACCGCGCCAAAGCACTGTAGCAAGGTAA
- a CDS encoding IS3 family transposase (programmed frameshift): MTVSTSLECNEIIHSSSNRRRWTPLEKQQIVHETYHSGTTVSYVARKHGIPPSQLFYWRKLMESSALTGVKAEESVVPQSEANELKRRIKQLEQVLGQKTLENEILREAVKLGRGKKTDLAATLARNKRFRIRGIASALEVSRSNLTERLKKMKPQKNHYVKTEDNELLPYIREITDKRCSYGYRRVTVLLNHRLQSEGRLKVNHKRVYRIMKLNNLLLLAPKKKPTRSHDGKVITLKSNTRWCSDCFTIQCANGDRVHVAFAMDTCDREVISYVSSTIGIDGRTIRDLLLESMEYRFGKIDVLAKPIQWLSDNGPCYTARETVAFARKLGFDVRTTPAYSPESNGMAEAFVKTFKRDYVAFSDPFDALTLMRKLPDWFKDYNEHAPHKGLNMMAPRQFIKRALAG; this comes from the exons ATGACTGTATCGACATCATTAGAATGTAATGAAATAATCCACTCAAGCAGCAATCGACGTCGTTGGACGCCGTTAGAGAAACAACAAATAGTCCATGAAACCTATCATTCAGGAACAACGGTATCTTACGTTGCGCGAAAACATGGAATACCGCCCAGCCAATTATTTTATTGGCGTAAATTAATGGAGAGCAGTGCATTGACTGGAGTAAAGGCTGAAGAGTCTGTGGTCCCCCAAAGTGAAGCGAATGAACTCAAAAGGCGAATTAAGCAACTAGAACAAGTGTTAGGCCAAAAAACGTTAGAGAACGAAATACTACGTGAAGCGGTAAAGCTAGGCCGGG GAAAAAAAACTGATCTCGCGGCAACCCTTGCTCGGAATAAGCGATTTCGAATAAGAGGGATAGCCAGTGCTCTAGAAGTATCCCGTTCAAATCTAACAGAAAGGCTTAAAAAAATGAAACCACAAAAGAACCATTACGTTAAAACAGAGGATAACGAACTGCTCCCTTATATTCGCGAAATCACGGACAAACGCTGTAGCTATGGCTATCGAAGAGTCACTGTTTTACTCAACCATCGACTGCAGTCTGAAGGCAGATTAAAAGTGAACCACAAACGTGTATATCGCATTATGAAGCTCAATAATTTATTGCTTCTGGCTCCTAAGAAAAAACCAACACGTTCTCACGACGGTAAGGTGATTACTTTAAAAAGTAATACGCGTTGGTGCTCTGATTGCTTTACCATTCAGTGTGCTAACGGAGATCGAGTGCATGTTGCTTTTGCTATGGATACCTGTGACCGAGAGGTTATTAGTTACGTTTCATCAACTATCGGCATAGATGGTAGAACTATTAGAGACTTGCTACTTGAAAGTATGGAGTATCGTTTTGGCAAAATCGACGTATTAGCAAAGCCGATACAGTGGCTTAGTGACAATGGGCCTTGTTATACAGCTCGCGAAACAGTAGCATTTGCTAGGAAACTTGGCTTTGATGTGAGAACCACGCCAGCTTATAGCCCTGAAAGTAATGGAATGGCTGAGGCATTCGTCAAAACGTTTAAGAGAGACTATGTCGCATTTAGCGATCCATTTGATGCGCTCACGCTCATGAGGAAGTTACCCGATTGGTTCAAGGACTACAATGAACATGCGCCCCATAAAGGGTTAAATATGATGGCACCAAGACAATTTATCAAAAGGGCTTTGGCTGGCTAA
- a CDS encoding cupin domain-containing protein, producing the protein MTTMELKNFTLADETRELPKTKIEVLNFGDTTIMRAIFQPGWKWSECVKPTVETKSCEVAHINYVVSGKMAVVMDDGVQKEMSQGDVAVIPPGHDAWVIGNEPCVVLDFGAGKIYGKK; encoded by the coding sequence ATGACTACAATGGAATTAAAAAATTTTACTTTAGCAGATGAAACCAGAGAGTTGCCCAAAACAAAAATTGAAGTCCTCAATTTTGGAGATACTACAATTATGCGTGCTATTTTCCAACCAGGATGGAAATGGTCTGAATGTGTCAAACCCACAGTGGAGACTAAAAGCTGTGAAGTTGCGCATATCAATTATGTAGTTTCTGGGAAAATGGCAGTCGTAATGGACGATGGCGTGCAAAAAGAAATGAGCCAAGGAGATGTTGCTGTTATCCCCCCCGGCCATGATGCATGGGTTATAGGTAATGAACCTTGTGTTGTACTCGATTTTGGCGCCGGTAAAATCTATGGGAAAAAATAA
- a CDS encoding DUF6600 domain-containing protein, translating into MKELIMDMLKKIRIVIVFYLFASVILFNTAFADPLTDIARLNLVTGSVSLLPAGEDQWVDASLNRPLVVGDSLWTDTSAKAALEFSSKTAIWLNSSTSLKIVNLTEDLGQFQLAEGSLVLIANEIKSGKTYEVDTPNIALIINKPGYYRVDVTNDENTSSTVVSIKIGLAEVYGQNTPAPQQIKEGTTCRYTGIDLQNPECTQLKSLDEFDNLVLQQEKHRLEAKNSSNYVSPSVLGYQDLESSGSWQIDDNYGNIWIPENVGSDWAPYRDGQWIWLNQWGWTWVDNQPWGFAPFHYGRWAFIDDRWAWVPGPVDVEALYAPALVVFIETGNDNISWFPLGPGEIYTPAYAVSGAYFNQLNVSNTYFHNIDVNNWYQKNNAQFDYKNKHIENAITSVNKNAFINAQPVNKAAIKLTQPELLKAPSLTHAPIAPINQSILGGTLTKGVKPPEKVITQHTIIKNQPSTPPASFTKVKGELTNNPGIPLNNQKSVTPIPTTRNLQPLNTPVKENQQIQGPAQHPTPMPVPQQEKLKPLKQQEIPAHPVIKHENIQKAPAQPVIRHENIQKAPAQPVIRHENIQKAPAQPVIRHENIQKAPAQPVIRHENIQKAPAQPVIRHENIQH; encoded by the coding sequence ATGAAGGAACTTATCATGGACATGCTTAAGAAAATCCGCATAGTGATAGTATTTTATTTATTTGCTTCTGTTATTTTATTTAATACGGCATTCGCAGATCCTTTAACAGATATAGCCAGATTAAATTTAGTCACTGGTAGTGTCAGTTTACTACCTGCAGGAGAAGATCAATGGGTTGATGCATCACTTAATAGACCTTTAGTTGTAGGTGATAGTCTGTGGACAGACACGTCTGCAAAAGCAGCCCTAGAATTTAGTAGCAAAACGGCGATTTGGCTTAATAGCTCGACCAGTTTAAAAATAGTAAATCTTACAGAGGATCTAGGACAATTTCAGCTGGCAGAAGGAAGCCTAGTTTTAATTGCCAACGAAATAAAATCTGGAAAAACTTACGAAGTAGATACCCCCAATATTGCATTAATTATAAATAAACCAGGATATTACCGAGTTGATGTCACAAACGACGAAAACACCTCGTCTACTGTAGTCAGTATAAAAATAGGTTTAGCCGAAGTATATGGCCAAAATACACCTGCTCCCCAGCAAATAAAAGAAGGAACTACTTGTCGTTACACCGGTATAGACCTTCAAAACCCTGAATGTACCCAATTAAAATCTTTAGATGAATTTGATAATTTGGTATTACAGCAAGAAAAACACCGCTTAGAGGCGAAAAACTCATCTAATTATGTTTCTCCCAGTGTTTTAGGCTATCAGGATCTTGAATCGTCTGGCAGCTGGCAAATTGATGATAACTATGGAAATATCTGGATACCAGAAAACGTTGGCTCAGATTGGGCTCCTTATAGAGATGGTCAATGGATATGGTTAAATCAGTGGGGATGGACGTGGGTAGATAATCAACCATGGGGATTTGCACCATTCCATTATGGTCGCTGGGCTTTTATCGATGATCGCTGGGCGTGGGTTCCTGGTCCGGTAGATGTTGAAGCTCTTTATGCGCCAGCTTTGGTAGTATTTATCGAAACAGGCAATGACAATATTTCCTGGTTTCCTTTGGGCCCTGGTGAAATATACACCCCTGCATATGCAGTAAGTGGTGCTTATTTTAATCAATTAAATGTCAGTAATACTTATTTTCACAACATAGATGTTAATAACTGGTATCAAAAAAATAACGCTCAATTTGACTATAAAAATAAACACATTGAGAATGCGATTACTAGTGTTAACAAAAATGCTTTTATCAATGCGCAACCGGTTAATAAAGCTGCTATTAAACTTACCCAACCAGAATTACTTAAAGCCCCATCACTTACTCATGCGCCAATAGCGCCTATAAATCAAAGCATATTGGGGGGAACGCTCACCAAAGGGGTGAAACCTCCAGAAAAAGTAATAACTCAGCACACCATTATTAAAAATCAGCCTTCTACTCCACCAGCCTCTTTTACCAAAGTAAAAGGTGAGTTAACAAACAACCCTGGCATACCATTAAATAATCAAAAATCAGTTACTCCCATACCAACAACGCGGAATCTACAACCTTTAAATACACCGGTCAAAGAAAATCAGCAAATTCAAGGTCCTGCTCAGCATCCAACGCCTATGCCAGTTCCTCAACAGGAGAAATTAAAGCCATTGAAACAACAAGAAATTCCTGCACACCCAGTGATAAAACATGAGAACATTCAGAAAGCTCCTGCACAACCTGTGATAAGGCATGAGAACATTCAGAAGGCTCCTGCACAACCTGTGATAAGGCATGAGAACATTCAGAAGGCTCCTGCACAACCTGTGATAAGGCATGAGAACATTCAGAAGGCTCCTGCACAACCTGTGATAAGGCATGAGAACATTCAGAAGGCTCCTGCACAACCTGTGATAAGGCATGAGAACATTCAGCATTAA
- a CDS encoding PDDEXK nuclease domain-containing protein, with protein sequence MSRDGQEINKPEDAIKEPLILEFLGLPESHRLVESKLEEALINNLQKFLLELGTGFSYIGRQKRLTFDGDHYYADLVFYHVILKCYVIIDLKTRKLTHADLGQMQLYVNYFDAEIKQEDDNPTIGLVLCTQKSETMAKYLLGEKAKQIFASRYQLHLPSEEELKKEIKREIDIIQNTEPNKIIKN encoded by the coding sequence TTGTCTCGAGATGGGCAAGAAATCAATAAACCAGAGGATGCCATCAAAGAGCCTTTGATTCTTGAGTTTTTAGGTTTACCTGAATCACACCGTTTGGTAGAGTCAAAGTTAGAAGAGGCTTTAATCAATAATCTGCAGAAGTTTTTGTTAGAATTAGGCACTGGCTTTTCATACATTGGAAGACAAAAGCGACTAACTTTTGATGGGGATCACTACTACGCCGACTTAGTGTTCTATCATGTCATATTAAAGTGTTATGTCATTATTGATTTAAAAACCAGAAAGTTAACTCATGCCGATCTCGGTCAAATGCAACTTTATGTAAATTATTTTGATGCAGAGATAAAACAGGAGGATGACAATCCCACTATTGGTTTAGTTCTCTGTACCCAAAAAAGTGAAACAATGGCTAAATATTTACTTGGCGAAAAAGCAAAACAAATCTTTGCGAGCAGATATCAATTACATTTACCTTCAGAAGAAGAACTTAAAAAAGAGATCAAACGAGAAATCGATATAATACAAAATACAGAACCCAACAAAATCATCAAAAATTGA
- a CDS encoding deoxyribodipyrimidine photo-lyase, translating to MSSALVWFRQDLRLADNPAFFEACINHDTVIPIYILDENSVLGDAQAWWLHHSLNALNHSLTTKLNLTLILRKRAALEILLDLVKVTEIDAIYWNRCYEPKSIERDKKIKATLPGSGIDVFSFNGSLFNEPWTISTKSGDFFKVFTPYWKTCRQVLSPPSEQLITHHPGSLALKSDAINDWGLVPSLDWASQFPQFWTPGEEGARRRLQEFIQDHLHGYKINRLTKKYGKGFSVSTLRDIRQFYLVYPDITIHHAVRGKSSNELSLSPNLGWIHYRSLMRIDRPEARQFYTVEAEKNAWSGRELERQINRSPS from the coding sequence ATGAGTAGCGCATTAGTTTGGTTTAGACAGGATTTGCGATTGGCTGATAATCCTGCATTTTTTGAGGCATGCATAAATCACGACACCGTAATTCCAATCTATATCTTGGATGAGAATAGTGTTCTTGGTGACGCGCAAGCCTGGTGGCTTCATCACAGCCTTAATGCACTTAATCACTCATTAACCACAAAGCTTAACTTAACGCTTATTCTTCGCAAAAGAGCCGCATTAGAGATACTTTTAGACCTAGTAAAAGTTACAGAAATTGATGCGATTTATTGGAATCGGTGTTATGAACCCAAAAGTATCGAGCGCGATAAAAAAATCAAAGCAACGCTTCCAGGCTCTGGAATCGATGTCTTTAGTTTTAATGGCAGCTTATTTAATGAACCCTGGACGATTAGCACTAAAAGCGGTGATTTTTTTAAAGTTTTTACCCCTTATTGGAAGACCTGTCGACAAGTGCTTAGCCCTCCATCAGAACAATTAATAACGCACCATCCAGGCTCCCTAGCTTTGAAAAGTGATGCAATTAACGATTGGGGGCTGGTACCATCTCTCGATTGGGCCTCACAATTCCCTCAGTTTTGGACACCAGGAGAAGAAGGGGCAAGGCGACGGCTGCAAGAATTCATTCAAGACCATCTTCATGGTTATAAAATAAATCGATTAACAAAAAAGTATGGTAAAGGTTTTAGTGTCAGTACACTCCGAGATATCAGACAGTTCTATCTTGTGTATCCCGACATTACAATTCACCACGCAGTGCGTGGTAAATCTTCTAATGAATTATCATTAAGCCCAAATTTAGGCTGGATCCACTACCGCTCATTAATGCGAATAGATCGCCCGGAAGCAAGGCAATTTTATACAGTAGAAGCAGAAAAAAATGCATGGAGTGGTCGAGAGTTAGAACGGCAAATCAATAGATCGCCTAGCTAA
- a CDS encoding TolC family protein, protein MGLSALYVHSESYAHQETQKLSLMKVLESIDTHYPQVKIARLEVIKASGAFVNAKGQFDPSLEASTRSQPAGGYINNYGDTQLTIPTLYNGVKLFAGYRNGEGNWPIYYQNYLTNSGGEYRAGLSLPLLRDRLIDKERTGLLSSAQLMLMKEQDAEAIKIKIYQEAIKAYWQWVEAGLQLNTFRQLLHLAQKRQHAIEQQASLGDLPKLAISENLQQIVQREQLLNQGQMIFEQAGVNLSLYFRDPKGNPRVPEIGSLPDLTSTSYPIDASLTEHPGIKKLNHYATIMRLKRNQARNELLPQLDATAYTFKQNGTGGYPLMIPQAAMVGVSFKFPLLQRQAKGNLIQAESELRQVRVEKRFLYEQLSNEFANMLIGINRSRQQVSLLKKELTLAQKVQQGETKKFYQGDSTLFLVNQREQMTTQVQLNTLHAQVQLEELKAKARYFASTNRANCSSQHNK, encoded by the coding sequence ATGGGACTGAGCGCTTTGTACGTGCATTCAGAATCTTATGCCCATCAGGAAACACAAAAACTAAGCTTAATGAAGGTACTAGAAAGCATCGATACTCATTACCCCCAAGTAAAAATAGCACGCCTTGAAGTCATTAAAGCCAGTGGTGCTTTTGTTAATGCAAAGGGGCAGTTTGACCCCTCATTGGAAGCCAGTACTCGCTCGCAACCCGCAGGCGGCTATATAAATAATTACGGTGATACGCAACTGACCATACCGACTCTTTATAACGGAGTAAAACTATTTGCAGGCTATCGCAATGGTGAAGGTAATTGGCCTATATACTATCAAAATTATTTAACCAACTCCGGTGGAGAATACCGCGCAGGACTATCACTACCGCTACTTCGTGACCGGCTCATTGATAAGGAACGAACCGGGCTATTGTCTTCTGCTCAATTGATGCTGATGAAGGAACAAGATGCCGAGGCAATCAAAATAAAAATTTATCAAGAAGCCATTAAAGCCTATTGGCAATGGGTAGAGGCGGGCCTTCAATTAAACACATTTAGACAACTCCTGCACTTAGCGCAAAAACGACAACACGCCATTGAACAACAAGCAAGCCTTGGAGATTTGCCAAAACTTGCGATCAGTGAAAACTTACAACAAATTGTTCAACGAGAACAATTACTCAATCAAGGCCAAATGATATTTGAACAAGCAGGGGTTAACTTATCTCTTTATTTTCGTGATCCAAAGGGAAATCCGCGAGTTCCTGAAATAGGCTCTCTACCTGATTTGACTAGCACGTCATACCCCATAGACGCTTCACTAACAGAACACCCAGGAATAAAAAAACTAAACCATTACGCCACGATAATGAGGCTCAAACGCAATCAGGCCCGCAACGAACTATTACCTCAGTTAGATGCGACTGCCTATACCTTTAAACAAAATGGAACAGGTGGCTATCCTTTAATGATTCCACAAGCAGCCATGGTTGGTGTTTCGTTTAAGTTTCCTTTATTACAAAGGCAAGCCAAAGGCAACCTAATCCAAGCAGAAAGCGAATTGCGCCAAGTTCGCGTTGAAAAGAGATTTTTGTACGAGCAACTGAGCAATGAATTTGCCAACATGCTCATTGGCATCAACAGAAGTAGACAACAAGTCAGCCTTCTAAAAAAAGAATTAACTTTGGCGCAAAAGGTGCAACAAGGGGAAACAAAAAAATTTTATCAGGGTGACAGCACTTTATTTCTAGTGAATCAACGCGAGCAAATGACCACGCAAGTACAACTCAACACTTTGCATGCCCAGGTTCAACTAGAAGAATTAAAAGCTAAGGCTCGTTATTTCGCCTCAACCAACAGAGCAAACTGCTCTTCACAACACAATAAATAA
- a CDS encoding HlyD family secretion protein has product MKLHAYQMIGKLPNPRKIAKIIFLVLLMLILFLSFTPWQQFALGSGKVIAFSPSERLHTVNSPIYGRIKKWYVDEGVIVKAGDPIVEITDNDPELLKRLELEKKAIMLRIKAAEQSLSAGKANVDRQKNLYQQGINSKRQYELAQIEYAKYQNELAQANIDKVGIDVRIARQQTQLIKAHVPGIIFKRLAGQQSVVVKEGEIVAEIIPETESRAVALWIDGNDIPFVHLNQKARLQFEGWPAIQFRGWPQIAVGTFGGKVAFIDPTDNGMGVFRVVIVPDEPWPAPAFLRQGVRVHGWVQLGEVPLWYELWRQFNGFPPESSAEKAAA; this is encoded by the coding sequence ATGAAGCTACACGCCTATCAAATGATTGGCAAATTACCCAATCCTCGCAAAATAGCTAAGATTATTTTTTTAGTACTTTTGATGTTAATTTTATTTTTGAGTTTTACTCCTTGGCAACAATTTGCCTTAGGCAGTGGAAAAGTGATTGCGTTTTCACCCTCTGAGCGATTGCATACTGTCAATTCGCCCATTTATGGCAGAATTAAAAAGTGGTATGTTGATGAAGGGGTGATTGTCAAAGCAGGCGATCCTATAGTAGAGATTACAGACAATGATCCCGAGCTACTCAAACGATTGGAGCTGGAAAAGAAAGCTATTATGCTTCGCATCAAAGCGGCAGAGCAATCATTAAGCGCCGGAAAAGCGAATGTGGATCGCCAAAAGAACTTATACCAACAAGGCATTAACTCAAAACGCCAATACGAATTGGCTCAAATTGAATACGCGAAATACCAAAATGAATTAGCACAAGCCAATATTGATAAGGTCGGTATTGATGTTCGCATCGCAAGACAACAAACCCAACTTATCAAAGCACATGTCCCTGGAATAATCTTTAAGCGCTTGGCCGGACAACAAAGCGTTGTCGTTAAAGAAGGGGAAATAGTGGCAGAGATTATACCTGAAACCGAATCTAGAGCCGTAGCGCTCTGGATTGATGGCAATGACATTCCATTCGTTCATTTAAATCAAAAAGCACGTCTTCAGTTTGAGGGATGGCCAGCCATTCAATTTAGAGGTTGGCCACAAATCGCCGTAGGTACTTTTGGTGGGAAAGTAGCTTTTATTGACCCCACTGATAATGGTATGGGGGTATTTCGCGTCGTGATTGTGCCTGATGAGCCTTGGCCTGCGCCTGCTTTTTTGAGGCAAGGCGTGCGTGTACATGGTTGGGTGCAATTAGGCGAGGTACCTTTGTGGTATGAGTTATGGCGTCAGTTTAATGGCTTTCCCCCTGAAAGTTCAGCAGAAAAGGCAGCAGCATGA
- a CDS encoding ABC transporter transmembrane domain-containing protein, whose product MKKEMNSIVETLDKATIASIAMISVIVSLLTLSIPIAAQTLVNLIAFGKLLQPVLTLSVMVLVLMIALGALNVWQAIIIEVIQQKLMVKISLNLTRQFTHLSLDNFSSHHGPELVNRFFEVVTINKALSSLLLYGVNLSLQLFFGLLLLLFYHPLFLVFDGFIILSIILIVYLPYRKGLASAEKECAEKHQIGAWLEELLANRFLFRFNRYHHYATQQTDKRLVGFLKARNMHFKQLIKHQIGFYLLSAIASSLLLGLGGYLVINNQLSLGQLVAAEIVLGALIYAFKRFGVLLENYYDLVASEHKIDVVLNLPTEAINNELSELVIPIKIITLVTENQEKASSTPENPLVICVNQTHKQESFTDFILGFKNNTNLTVYINEILCHQEYRRCLRDNTLLLRDKEWFAGSIYDNLQLNQPSFSIQQLKELLKSFGLMDKIMSQPRGLKSIIYDWELVFTERELIQLMVIRALVAKPQLIIIDGLFDRLTTKDIELLIGYLATLNETLLIIITQYPNLIPLSNRLVLS is encoded by the coding sequence ATGAAAAAAGAAATGAACTCTATTGTTGAGACTCTAGATAAGGCGACCATTGCATCAATAGCCATGATAAGCGTTATCGTAAGCCTTCTGACATTAAGTATCCCGATTGCGGCACAAACCTTAGTCAATCTGATTGCCTTTGGTAAATTGCTTCAACCTGTGCTGACTCTAAGTGTGATGGTGCTTGTCCTTATGATTGCTCTAGGCGCTTTAAATGTCTGGCAAGCTATTATCATCGAAGTCATTCAACAAAAACTCATGGTTAAAATAAGTCTTAACCTAACTCGTCAATTTACTCATTTGTCACTCGATAATTTCTCCTCACATCATGGTCCTGAGCTCGTTAATCGTTTTTTTGAGGTGGTGACTATCAATAAAGCGCTATCAAGTCTGCTACTCTACGGCGTGAACTTAAGTTTGCAGCTCTTTTTTGGTTTACTCTTGCTTCTTTTTTATCATCCACTCTTTCTGGTATTTGATGGATTTATTATACTAAGTATTATTTTGATTGTTTATCTGCCTTATCGAAAAGGATTAGCGAGCGCCGAAAAAGAATGCGCTGAAAAACACCAGATAGGTGCATGGTTAGAGGAGTTACTGGCCAATCGCTTTTTATTTCGATTTAATCGATATCATCACTATGCGACCCAACAAACCGATAAGCGATTAGTTGGTTTCTTAAAAGCACGCAATATGCATTTTAAGCAACTCATTAAACATCAGATTGGTTTTTATCTCCTCTCGGCAATCGCCAGCAGTCTTTTACTCGGCTTAGGTGGTTATCTCGTGATTAACAACCAATTAAGTTTAGGTCAACTCGTTGCAGCAGAGATTGTGCTGGGTGCATTAATCTATGCTTTTAAACGTTTTGGTGTTCTTTTGGAAAATTATTACGATTTAGTGGCTTCCGAGCATAAAATTGACGTGGTATTAAATCTCCCAACCGAAGCGATTAACAACGAGTTAAGCGAACTTGTTATTCCCATAAAAATCATCACGCTAGTCACTGAAAATCAAGAAAAAGCCTCGAGCACTCCTGAAAATCCCCTTGTTATTTGCGTGAATCAAACACATAAACAAGAATCATTTACCGATTTTATTTTGGGTTTTAAAAATAATACTAACCTCACAGTATATATAAATGAAATCCTCTGTCATCAAGAATACAGGCGCTGTCTACGTGACAACACCTTATTACTTAGAGATAAAGAATGGTTTGCTGGCAGCATTTATGACAATTTACAGCTTAATCAACCGTCTTTTTCGATACAGCAATTAAAAGAACTTTTAAAATCCTTTGGGTTGATGGATAAAATCATGAGCCAACCTCGGGGCTTAAAAAGTATCATTTATGATTGGGAACTTGTTTTTACTGAACGCGAACTCATTCAACTCATGGTGATTCGTGCCTTGGTTGCTAAACCCCAGCTGATTATCATCGATGGGCTTTTTGATAGGCTGACTACAAAAGACATTGAATTGCTCATCGGCTATTTAGCAACACTCAACGAAACTCTTTTGATTATAATTACTCAATATCCAAATCTTATTCCATTGTCTAACCGCTTGGTGCTCTCATGA
- a CDS encoding LysR substrate-binding domain-containing protein, producing the protein MSLDTVTLQCFLAVAETQSFTKAASRVGRTQSAISQQIAKLENLVEKQLITRGRDLALTPDGELFLSYAKRIYELHRESLDRFKTPELQGELRFGLPEDFAAMMLSDVLVEFSRLHPRVMLNVECDLTLNLIERFHQDEFDLILIKTNEKNQISEGVNVWNEPVEWVGKKELLPALHDKAMIPLILSPTPCVYRGNVIESLNEHHLKWRLAFSSPSYAGKMAAVRAGLGITAIQRSMIPNYLDRLDDYFLPSLRDIHVSLIKKKDENKAIESLEFFIMDKLKH; encoded by the coding sequence ATGTCACTAGATACAGTAACCTTACAGTGCTTTTTAGCAGTCGCTGAAACGCAAAGCTTCACCAAAGCCGCCTCGCGTGTCGGTCGAACTCAATCTGCCATCAGTCAGCAAATTGCTAAACTGGAGAATTTAGTTGAAAAACAATTAATTACTCGTGGACGGGATTTAGCCTTAACGCCAGATGGAGAGCTTTTTTTAAGCTACGCCAAGCGAATTTATGAATTGCATCGCGAATCGCTCGATCGATTTAAAACACCGGAGCTCCAAGGAGAACTTCGTTTTGGTCTTCCCGAAGATTTTGCAGCGATGATGCTCTCGGATGTCTTAGTTGAATTTTCAAGACTCCATCCCAGAGTCATGCTGAATGTGGAGTGTGATTTAACCCTAAATTTAATCGAGCGCTTTCATCAGGATGAATTTGATTTGATTTTGATAAAAACAAATGAAAAAAATCAAATTTCGGAAGGGGTGAATGTATGGAATGAGCCTGTGGAATGGGTAGGCAAAAAAGAACTACTGCCAGCACTTCATGATAAAGCAATGATTCCACTCATTCTTTCACCCACACCTTGCGTCTATCGCGGAAACGTCATCGAGTCACTCAATGAACATCACCTGAAATGGCGCTTGGCATTTAGCAGCCCTAGTTATGCAGGTAAAATGGCAGCCGTTCGCGCAGGCCTTGGGATTACCGCCATACAGCGCAGTATGATTCCTAATTATCTAGATAGACTCGATGATTATTTTCTCCCCTCTTTAAGAGACATTCATGTATCTTTAATTAAAAAGAAAGATGAAAATAAAGCTATTGAATCGCTCGAATTTTTTATCATGGATAAATTAAAACATTAA